In Trifolium pratense cultivar HEN17-A07 linkage group LG7, ARS_RC_1.1, whole genome shotgun sequence, a genomic segment contains:
- the LOC123896565 gene encoding transcription factor bHLH162-like: MDHNKQSVQPSSTIKVERKIVEKNRRNQMKILFSKLNSLLPYNPKVILVPLIDQVDETINYIKSLETNVKLAKEKKESLLRNKRSRSGCSSSCGAKGSIKSPKIEIHEMGFSLQIIVTCGVDDQFIFYEIIRILNEENVEVISANSTLTGDSIFHIVHAEIPQSLFQFGGTKVSDRLKSFVNGFVSEVQIDPHLLDFEIGTENWELLHSIVNKNN; this comes from the exons ATGGATCATAATAAACAAAGTGTTCAACCATCTTCTACAATCAAAGTGGAAAGAAAGATTGTTGAGAAAAATAGGAGAAATCAGATGAAAATTCTCTTTTCCAAACTCAACTCTCTTCTCCCTTATAATCCCAAGGTGATTT TGGTACCATTAATTGATCAAGTAGATGAGACTATAAACTACATAAAGAGTTTAGAGACAAATGTGAAGTTGGCAAAggagaaaaaagaaagtttattGAGAAATAAGAGATCACGTAGTGGCTGTTCGAGTTCTTGTGGAGCAAAAGGAAGCATAAAATCACCAAAAATTGAGATTCATGAAATGGGTTTCTCTTTACAAATCATTGTGACATGTGGGGTTGATGATCAATTCATTTTCTATGAAATTATTCGAATACTCAATGAAGAGAATGTCGAGGTCATTTCTGCAAATTCTACCTTGACCGGAGATTCAATTTTTCATATTGTGCATGCTGag ATTCCGCAATCTTTATTTCAATTTGGAGGGACCAAAGTAAGTGACAGATTGAAAAGTTTTGTGAACGGATTTGTGAGTGAGGTGCAAATAGATCCTCATTTGTTGGATTTTGAAATTGGAACTGAGAATTGGGAGCTACTACATTCTATAGTAAACAAGAACAATTAA
- the LOC123898394 gene encoding probable L-type lectin-domain containing receptor kinase VII.2 codes for MSFLLILNITLLLLVLFSVTLSSSSSSSTEFVYNRNFNSTNINIYGNATIQNSILTLTNQTFFSIGRAFYPQKLPTKQNKNSSIFLPFATSFIFSISPCKNFPVAHGFAFIFSPSMVINGALSGNYLGLFNRSSSGDDSNHVFAVEFDDFRNEEFEEVNDNHVGVDLNSMISKYSEPAEFWGGKNGENLEKLKLSSGENYQVWIEFRDFEINVTMAPAGKRKPKKPLISKPINFSRVFLDEMYVGFSGSTGKMVDTCRILAWSFSHSNFSIGDALNTKHLPNYVNPKKFMYKSKVFIIGVIFGLVLVFGCCSLVLFILMRKRKEEKEGEFEDWELEYWPHKISYKEICDGTGGFCEENVIGIGTSGKVYKGVLKGGEEVAVKRFNHDTQHGMRGFLAEISSLGRMKHRNLLGFKGWSKGKGGKLILVYDYMENESLDKRIFECEETKLLNWEQRIRVLENVASGVLYLHEGWEFEVLHRDIKASNVLLDKDMNAKIGDFGLARLQHQELVTDTTRVVGTLGYMAPELVKVGKPSTATDVYSFGILVLEVVCGRRPIAMDEPPLVELVFSLMEKGELSNAIDERLMRQIECKYNIVVAERLLHLGLLCASFDPCVRPTMRQVVKALEGVKCTECNEECVHVSLIRKINSAASWSKSSTDSARVNFPTLDDILPYKYFSGDSLSVSCFSVEPISDSLSEGR; via the coding sequence ATGTCTTTTCTCTTAATCCTCAACATaacactattattattagttttgttttcagttacactttcatcatcatcatcatcttcaactgAATTTGTCTATAACAGAAACTTCAACTCAACAAACATAAACATTTATGGAAATGCAACAATTCAAAACTCAATTCTCACTCTTACAAACCAAACATTCTTTTCAATTGGTCGTGCTTTTTACCCTCAAAAACTAcctacaaaacaaaacaaaaattcttcaatttttcttccTTTTGCAACATCTTTCATATTCTCAATTTCTCCATGCAAAAATTTCCCAGTTGCTCATGGTTTTGCTTTCATTTTCTCACCTTCAATGGTAATCAATGGAGCACTATCAGGAAATTATCTTGGACTGTTTAATAGATCAAGTTCAGGTGATGATTCTAACCATGTTTTTGCTGTTGAATTTGATGATTTTAGAAATGAAGAATTTGAAGAAGTTAATGATAATCATGTTGGTGTTGATTTGAATTCAATGATTTCTAAGTATTCTGAACCTGCTGAATTTTGGGGTggaaaaaatggtgaaaatttggaaaaattgaaactttctAGTGGTGAAAATTATCAAGTTTGGATTGAATTTAGGGATTTTGAAATTAATGTTACTATGGCTCCGGCTGGGAAAAGAAAACCTAAAAAGCCTTTGATTAGTAAGCCTATTAATTTTTCTAGGGTTTTTTTGGATGAAATGTATGTTGGATTTTCTGGATCAACTGGGAAAATGGTTGATACTTGTAGAATTTTGGCTTGGAGTTTTAGTCATTCAAATTTTTCGATCGGTGATGCTTTGAATACTAAGCATTTACCTAACTATGTGAATCCAAAGAAATTCATGTATAAATCTAAGGTTTTCATTATAGGTGTGATTTTCGGTTTAGTTTTAGTCTTCGGTTGTTGCAGTTTGGTTTTATTCATtttgatgagaaaaagaaaggaagaaaaagaGGGAGAATTTGAAGATTGGGAATTGGAATATTGGCCTCATAAGATTAGCTATAAGGAGATTTGTGATGGAACAGGTGGATTTTGTGAAGAGAATGTGATAGGGATTGGAACAAGTGGGAAAGTATATAAAGGAGTTTTGAAAGGCGGAGAAGAAGTCGCAGTGAAGAGATTCAATCATGATACTCAACATGGAATGCGAGGCTTTTTAGCAGAGATTTCGAGTTTAGGAAGAATGAAACATCGAAACTTGTTGGGTTTCAAAGGTTGGAGTAAAGGAAAAGGAGGGAAATTGATATTGGTTTATGATTACATGGAGAACGAGAGTTTAGACAAAAGAATCTTCGAGTGTGAAGAGACCAAGTTGCTTAATTGGGAACAAAGAATAAGAGTTTTGGAAAATGTAGCTAGTGGAGTTTTATATCTACATGAAGGTTGGGAATTTGAGGTTTTGCATAGAGATATAAAAGCAAGTAATGTACTTCTTGACAAAGATATGAATGCAAAAATCGGTGATTTTGGACTTGCTAGATTGCAGCATCAAGAACTAGTAACTGACACAACAAGAGTGGTAGGCACTTTAGGGTACATGGCACCGGAATTAGTCAAAGTTGGTAAACCTTCAACTGCAACTGATGTTTATAGTTTTGGAATATTGGTTTTAGAAGTTGTTTGTGGTAGAAGACCAATTGCAATGGATGAGCCACCATTGGTTGAATTGGTATTTTCTCTTATGGAGAAAGGTGAGTTAAGTAATGCAATCGATGAACGTTTGATGAGACAAATAGAGTGTAAATATAACATCGTGGTCGCTGAGAGATTGCTTCATTTGGGTTTGTTATGTGCTAGTTTTGACCCTTGTGTTAGGCCTACAATGAGACAGGTTGTGAAAGCTCTGGAGGGTGTAAAATGCACTGAGTGTAATGAAGAATGTGTTCATGTGAGtcttattagaaaaataaactCAGCAGCATCTTGGTCTAAGAGTTCTACCGATTCTGCACGTGTAAATTTTCCTACCCTTGATGACATTTtaccatataaatatttttctggAGATTCTTTAAGTGTATCGTGTTTCAGCGTAGAGCCGATATCTGATTCTCTCTCCGAAGGAAGGTGA
- the LOC123898393 gene encoding probable L-type lectin-domain containing receptor kinase VII.2, which translates to MSQLKQLLILLHTVTIFICCVSTTEFVYNTNFNSTNIMLYGNATIQNSILTLTNGTYFSIGRAFYPKKVLTKPLNSSTLLPFATSFIFSVSPIKNIITGHSFAFIFTPSRGLNGTTSAQYTGLFNYTNEGNPNNHVFGVEFDIIRNEEFNDTNGNHVGIDVNSLKSLTSHEAGYWGGKYDNEFKVLNIKSGENYQVWIEFMHSKINVTMARAGQKRPHVPLISINVNLSGVLMDETYVGFCAATGKITDSSKILAWSFSNTNFSIGDALVTNKLPSFVLHEGWFSGAKAIAVGVTSVVCILIIGCGCAVVFILSRRNEAEEEIEEWELEYWPHRIRFEEIHAATRGFSEENVISVGGNGKVYKGILQGVEVAVKRIPQEREDGMREFLAEVSSIGRMKHRNLVGLRGWCKKEKGNLILVYDFMNNGSLDKWIFECEEGKMLTWEERIQVLKNVAAGILYLHEGWEVKVLHRDIKANNVLLDKEMNARLGDFGLALMHEHHGQVAGTTKVLGTLGYIAPEVIRTGKASTMSDVFGFGILLLEVICGRRPIEEHKPGLTEWVKSLMVLGQLHNAVDERLKAKGGYPIEEAERFLHLGLLCSNSDPSVRPIMRQVVKMLEGEMDSIESDEGNMQKSLLGRLKSTAMWSRTESGYNDHPTFEEIMMLIDNSKTSTSGSTAIQASDSDIIWEGR; encoded by the coding sequence ATGTCTCAACTTAAGCaacttctcattcttcttcacACTGTAACCATATTTATATGTTGTGTTTCCACTACTGAATTTGTCTATAATACAAACTTCAACTCAACAAACATTATGCTATATGGAAATGCAACCATTCAAAACTCCATTCTCACTCTCACTAATGGCACTTATTTCTCTATAGGTCGTGCTTTTTACCCTAAAAAAGTACTAACCAAACCACTCAACTCTTCCACTCTTCTCCCCTTTGCTACTTCATTCATTTTCTCAGTTTCCCCCATCAAAAACATTATCACAGGACATAGTTTTGCCTTCATATTCACACCTTCAAGAGGTCTAAATGGAACAACATCAGCTCAGTATACTGGTCTCTTCAATTACACCAATGAAGGTAATCCTAACAACCATGTTTTTGGAGTTGAATTTGATATCATTAGAAACGAAGAATTCAACGATACAAATGGTAATCATGTTGGTATCGACGTAAATTCTCTTAAATCCTTAACTTCACATGAGGCTGGCTACTGGGGTGGAAAATATGACAATGAGTTTAAGGTGTTGAACATTAAAAGTGGAGAAAATTATCAAGTATGGATTGAATTTATGCACTCTAAGATAAACGTTACTATGGCTCGGGCAGGACAAAAGAGGCCTCATGTTCCTCTCATCAGTATAAATGTTAATCTTTCTGGGGTCCTTATGGATGAAACATACGTTGGATTCTGCGCAGCCACGGGGAAAATAACAGACAGTAGTAAGATTCTTGCTTGGAGCTTTAGTAATACAAATTTTTCCATTGGTGATGCTTTAGTGACAAACAAATTGCCTTCATTTGTGCTTCATGAGGGGTGGTTTTCTGGAGCAAAAGCTATTGCTGTAGGAGTCACCAGTGTTGTCTGCATATTAATCATCGGTTGTGGTTGTGCAGTGGTTTTCATTCTCTCTAGGAGGAACGAGGCAGAGGAAGAAATTGAAGAGTGGGAACTAGAATACTGGCCACATAGAATTAGATTCGAAGAGATTCATGCAGCAACAAGAGGGTTCTCTGAAGAGAATGTGATTTCTGTAGGAGGGAATGGAAAGGTATATAAAGGTATTTTGCAAGGAGTCGAAGTTGCAGTCAAGAGAATCCCTCAAGAAAGAGAAGATGGAATGAGAGAGTTTTTGGCTGAGGTTTCAAGCATAGGAAGAATGAAACACAGAAATTTAGTAGGACTGAGAGGTTGGTGcaaaaaagaaaagggaaaCTTGATTCTAGTTTATGACTTCATGAACAATGGAAGTTTAGACAAATGGATCTTTGAGTGTGAAGAAGGAAAGATGCTAACATGGGAAGAGAGGATTCAAGTTTTGAAAAATGTAGCCGCAGGGATTCTTTACCTGCATGAGGGTTGGGAAGTTAAGGTCTTGCATAGGGATATCAAAGCAAACAATGTTCTACTTGACAAGGAAATGAATGCTAGATTGGGGGATTTTGGTTTGGCTCTTATGCATGAGCATCATGGACAAGTTGCCGGCACGACAAAAGTATTGGGAACATTAGGATACATTGCTCCGGAAGTGATTCGAACAGGAAAAGCATCGACTATGTCTGATGTGTTTGGCTTTGGTATATTGTTGTTGGAAGTAATATGCGGACGAAGACCTATTGAAGAACATAAGCCAGGGCTAACTGAATGGGTGAAGTCTTTAATGGTGCTTGGCCAATTACACAATGCTGTTGATGAAAGGTTGAAGGCTAAAGGAGGCTACCCTATTGAGGAAGCTGAAAGATTTCTTCATTTGGGTTTGTTGTGTTCAAATTCAGACCCTAGTGTTAGACCAATAATGAGACAGGTTGTGAAAATGTTGGAGGGAGAAATGGATAGCATTGAATCTGATGAAGGAAATATGCAGAAAAGTTTACTTGGAAGATTAAAATCAACTGCAATGTGGTCTAGAACTGAGAGTGGATACAATGATCACCCTacttttgaagaaattatgatGTTAATTGATAATTCCAAGACATCTACAAGTGGTTCAACTGCTATTCAAGCATCAGATTCAGATATCATTTGGGAAGGCAGATAA